From a region of the Lactuca sativa cultivar Salinas chromosome 4, Lsat_Salinas_v11, whole genome shotgun sequence genome:
- the LOC111891453 gene encoding LOB domain-containing protein 36, whose amino-acid sequence MSSSNSPCAACKFLRRKCTQECVFAPYFPPDQPVKFANVHKVFGASNVAKILNELNATQREDAVNSLAYEAEARLRDPVYGCVGLISILQTRLKQVQTDLLIAKQELCTYIGGQSPAMLPCLNPGFIQQYQNMLPSPATVAAMASGGPGMHPNLQQMLTLQGPGNLREAHHQQQQLYEAHERQMVEAAAREQEMLRNLVHQQRVQQQQLQQQHQSTDLMRFNSGFDAAGPSGQPAVNPNGYTQLTGPATMSPSLALGGAYDNNMYQIQQQHHRQPQPEHEQHHQLQHQNHQQPPHEHHQQLQLLPHHLMLQHQPQPQSQPPQQPAAQPHHGDGSEEGGPSC is encoded by the coding sequence ATGTCATCCTCAAATTCTCCTTGCGCTGCGTGTAAATTCTTACGTCGGAAATGCACTCAAGAATGCGTGTTTGCCCCGTATTTCCCGCCGGATCAGCCTGTGAAATTCGCGAATGTACACAAAGTCTTCGGAGCAAGCAATGTCGCTAAAATCCTCAACGAGCTCAACGCTACCCAAAGAGAAGACGCCGTGAATTCATTAGCATATGAGGCGGAGGCGCGTCTCCGGGATCCTGTTTACGGTTGCGTCGGATTAATCTCCATCCTCCAGACACGATTGAAACAAGTCCAGACCGATTTACTAATCGCGAAACAGGAATTGTGTACTTACATCGGTGGACAGTCTCCGGCGATGCTGCCGTGTTTAAacccagggtttatacaacaatATCAGAATATGCTACCGTCGCCGGCGACAGTGGCGGCGATGGCGTCGGGAGGACCTGGTATGCATCCTAACCTTCAGCAGATGTTGACGCTTCAAGGTCCAGGAAATCTCCGAGAAGctcatcatcaacaacaacagTTATATGAAGCTCATGAACGTCAAATGGTTGAAGCTGCTGCTAGAGAACAGGAGATGTTAAGAAATTTAGTGCATCAACAACGTGTACAACAACAACAATTACAACAGCAACATCAATCGACAGATTTGATGAGGTTTAACTCCGGTTTTGATGCTGCCGGACCTTCTGGACAGCCGGCGGTGAATCCGAACGGATATACGCAGTTAACCGGTCCGGCGACCATGTCTCCGTCGTTAGCTCTCGGTGGCGCTTATGACAATAACATGTATCAGATCCAGCAACAGCACCACCGGCAGCCGCAGCCGGAGCATGAACAGCATCATCAACTACAGCACCAGAACCACCAACAACCACCGCATGAACACCATCAACAACTACAGCTCCTCCCTCATCACCTCATGCTTCAACACCAACCTCAGCCACAATCACAACCACCGCAACAACCAGCGGCGCAACCGCATCATGGAGACGGAAGCGAGGAGGGTGGTCCGTCGTGCTGA
- the LOC111891466 gene encoding uncharacterized protein LOC111891466, producing the protein MKELVTFQVGSYANFIGSHFWNFQDELLGLFEDPQADMVFKNQNLDMDVLYRTGETQQGIPTYTPRLISVDFQGSLGSMSSHGTLYNQSSSLSSSITTWNGNVSTQASEPYKKNLFLQRLYDEGKEKVANANGDSQSEIQDTDVVNSLEESVEFWTDYSKVHYHPQSLFELNGSWVNPQEFNNYGIGKNTLSEGLQGDEINERFRFFIEECDHVQGIQFIIDDSGGFSGVGASILENIADDYTNVPVVLYSVRSPSSFINPKTRKQNIYSNLHDAVSFSALSSLCNLIIPVGLPSLNESRFSQFLNLQDNKLYHSSGVYASVIHSVSLPFRMKRIGPNGESLYECGAMDLYEGIQMLAGQGRQNYVAVLDACIPAPSLVGRVFKQSLLENLLPLTPETAYDVEDLQAIESVIVQGVLGSEEHEATLSEVKEAMETAYEKATTRPRFSHLSVSRCPLPILLPFPSIFGTRVGRRGEILSNPVSESESMSRRGSIDVHSIPMAARLRSSTAILPFLENRLGNIRKFGLERGSIGAEVLRNWGFGREEVEEIGENLSKLVVTLDPHQGYSSDSD; encoded by the exons ATGAAAGAGCTCGTGACTTTTCAAGTTGGGAGTTATGCTAATTTTATCGGTTCTCACTTTTGGAACTTCCAG GATGAATTGCTTGGATTATTTGAAGACCCCCAAGCCGACATGGTCTTCAAGAATCAAAACCTTGATATGGATGTTCTCTATCGCACTGGAGAGACTCAACAG GGCATCCCTACATACACACCTCGCTTAATTTCAGTCGATTTTCAAG GATCTCTTGGATCCATGAGTTCACATGGGACATTATACAACCAAAGTTCATCACTTTCATCAAGTATTACTACATG GAATGGAAATGTTTCTACTCAAGCATCTGAACCCTATAAAAAGAACTTATTCTTGCAAAGATTGTATGATGAAGGGAAAGAAAAAGTTGCTAATGCAAATGGTGATTCTCAAAGTGAGATTCAAGATACAGATGTGGTTAATTCACTTGAAGAAAGTGTCGAGTTTTGGACAGATTATTCAAAAGTTCATTATCATCCACAAAGTTTATTCGAGTTAAACGGGTCATGGGTCAACCCACAAGAATTCAACAACTATGGAATTGGAAAAAATACTTTATCCGAAGGTCTACAAGGAGATGAAATCAATGAAAGATTCCGTTTCTTCATAGAAGAATGTGACCATGTTCAA GGAATTCAGTTTATCATTGATGATTCaggaggattttctggtgttgGTGCTTCGATTTTGGAGAATATTGCAGATGATTACACTAATGTTCCTGTTGTACTTTACTCTGTTCGAAGCCCTAGTTCTTTTATAAACCCTAAAACCCGAAAACAAAACATTTATAGTAATCTTCATGATGCTGTGTCGTTTTCAGCACTTTCATCTTTATGCAACTTAATCATTCCTGTTGGTTTACCATCTTTAAACGAAA GCAGGTTTTCTCAATTTCTTAATCTACAAGACAACAAGCTGTATCATTCGAGTGGTGTTTATGCATCTGTGATTCATTCTGTTTCTCTCCCTTTTCGGATGAAGAGAATTGGTCCTAATGGTGAATCATTGTATGAATGTGGGGCCATGGATTTATATGAAGGGATACAAATGTTAGCAGGGCAAGGGAGGCAAAATTACGTTGCTGTCCTTGATGCTTGCATTCCAGCACCATCATTAGTTG GTAGAGTGTTTAAACAATCTTTGCTTGAAAATTTGCTACCTTTGACCCCTGAAACTGCATATGATGTGGAAGACTTGCAAGCCATTGAATCGGTTATAGTGCAGGGAGTCCTTGGATCTG AGGAGCATGAGGCCACGTTGTCTGAAGTGAAGGAAGCGATGGAAACAGCATACGAGAAGGCAACCACAAGGCCAAGATTCTCTCATTTATCGGTATCGCGGTGTCCGCTTCCGATTCTGTTACCGTTTCCTTCGATCTTCGGAACCCGTGTTGGTAGACGTGGGGAGATATTAAGTAACCCGGTATCGGAATCGGAATCTATGTCAAGGAGGGGATCGATTGATGTCCATTCCATTCCTATGGCGGCCCGATTGCGTTCTAGTACGGCTATTTTACCGTTTTTGGAGAACAGATTGGGGAACATTCGGAAGTTTGGGCTTGAAAGAGGATCGATAGGTGCGGAAGTTCTTAGAAATTGGGGGTTTGGAAGGGAGGAAGTTGAAGAGATTGGTGAAAATCTTTCGAAATTGGTTGTTACACTTGATCCTCATCAGGGTTATTCCTCTGATTCTGATTAA